Part of the Synergistaceae bacterium genome is shown below.
CCTCGCGGGCTTTCACGCTGAATCTTCCTTCAAGCAGGTGCATCTGTTCATCTGTGATCGTGTTTACTAACGGCAGGTGCGCTATCTTCATGTAGATCTCCGCAGCCTTCTCCGCTGTCTCAATCAACCCGAACGCTTCATCAAGGTCTACACCTGCTCCGTACAATCCATGCTGCGCCCACACTACAAGCCGCGCTGTCTTCATCTTCTCTGCAGTTGCCTCGCCGATCTCGTTCGTTCCGCAGAGCATCCACGGGAGCACGTTCACTCCGTCAGGGAAGACCACGATACATTCAGTGCACATCTGCCACAGCGTCCGGGTAAATGCGCGTTCATCCAGAGTGTGGACGTAGGTCATCGCCAGCAGATTCGTCGGGTGGCAGTGCATTACGACTCTGTTAGCGGGGTTGACGGAGAGCCTTACGGCATGGCTCATCATGTGCGCGGGGAACTCACTCGTGAACTTTCCGCCGTCAGTGAACCCCCAAAGCAGCTGGGCATTCGTTCCGCCGTCAATCAGCTTCACTAAGCCAAGATTCACATCTGGAGCGTACTGCACATTCTTGAAGTACTTTCCTGTCCCGGTGACAAGAAAGTATTTCCCCTCAAGTGTCGGCGCGTTGAAACCTGTCGGAATCGTGCGGAGGACTCTATTTACGTCGCCGTACTCCTTCACGTCAGCTTCTTCGAGCATCAGCGAAATGTTCCCGCCGTTGCGCTCGTCCCAGCCGTGAGCGTACATGTTCGTGCAGGTCCGAATCATCTCCGTCATGAACGGAGCGGTCATTATGTCCTTCATGGTTAGCACCTCTTGCTGAGGACTTCGGCCTCATACTTCTGGACTCCCGCAAACCACTCACGGTCTAACGGCTTCCCGCACACTCCGCAATACTCATCCCACACGTCCCCGAACGGTAACGTCTTCAGCTCGTCCTGAACTACGAACAGCTTGGTGAACTCTGAGTTGTCCTGCAGAGCCTTCAACTCGTCGACGGGCTGCAGCAGTGCGAACAGTAAAGCCTTCTGGAAGTTCCTGTAGCCCATCGTCCACGCAACTATACGGTTGATCGACGCGTCGAAGTAGTCAAGCGCAATGTTCACGCGCCCCTTCAGGCCTCCGCAGCGAACGATCTCGCGCGCTATCTCTCTGGTCTCGTCCTCGAACAACACAACGTGATCCGAGTCCCAGCGTATCGGCCTCGTAACGTGTAACGCTATTTCGTCGAAGAACGCGAGCAGTGCCGGGATTTTGTCGCTGACGACTTCGGTCGGGTGATAGTGTCCGTTGTCCATGAGCGGAATGCACTTGTCCCGGTTGTAGGCGGCATAGCTCAGGGCAAATTCTGCGCTGCCGACCGTGTAGGCCTCAACGCCGATGCCGAACACTTTGCTTTCTATGCAGGGCTTGACCTTCTTGAAGTCGTAAGGCTCGCGAAGAATCTCATCAATTGCCTCACGGTATCTCACGCGCGGTCCTAACCTGTCGCCGGGAATATCCTTGAAGCCGTCGCCCGTCCAGATGTTCATCACGCAGGGTTGTCCGAGCTCTTCGGCCAAGTACGCGCTGATTCTGATGGACGCTTTGCCGTGCTCAATCCAGAATTTGCGGGTGTCGTCGTTCGTTGACGAGAGGGTCAGCGGGTCGCACTTCGGGTGTGAGAAGAACGTCGGGTTGAAGTCGCAGCCGAGCTTTCTCTGTTTGCAGAA
Proteins encoded:
- the rhaD gene encoding rhamnulose-1-phosphate aldolase, with the protein product MKDIMTAPFMTEMIRTCTNMYAHGWDERNGGNISLMLEEADVKEYGDVNRVLRTIPTGFNAPTLEGKYFLVTGTGKYFKNVQYAPDVNLGLVKLIDGGTNAQLLWGFTDGGKFTSEFPAHMMSHAVRLSVNPANRVVMHCHPTNLLAMTYVHTLDERAFTRTLWQMCTECIVVFPDGVNVLPWMLCGTNEIGEATAEKMKTARLVVWAQHGLYGAGVDLDEAFGLIETAEKAAEIYMKIAHLPLVNTITDEQMHLLEGRFSVKAREGYLA
- a CDS encoding L-rhamnose isomerase, yielding FCKQRKLGCDFNPTFFSHPKCDPLTLSSTNDDTRKFWIEHGKASIRISAYLAEELGQPCVMNIWTGDGFKDIPGDRLGPRVRYREAIDEILREPYDFKKVKPCIESKVFGIGVEAYTVGSAEFALSYAAYNRDKCIPLMDNGHYHPTEVVSDKIPALLAFFDEIALHVTRPIRWDSDHVVLFEDETREIAREIVRCGGLKGRVNIALDYFDASINRIVAWTMGYRNFQKALLFALLQPVDELKALQDNSEFTKLFVVQDELKTLPFGDVWDEYCGVCGKPLDREWFAGVQKYEAEVLSKRC